One stretch of Rhodoferax lithotrophicus DNA includes these proteins:
- a CDS encoding rubrerythrin family protein, producing MTTRPEIKTMANLEAAFAGESMAHIKYRYFAKLAREMGDEATARTFEETADQEVMHAFGHLDLLYPKASMTPAKALQIAIDGETYEYTEMYPGFRATAEAEGHAAAVAEMDEQIEESKVHAAQFKATLEKAQKRFAALARVEERHANHYKAQLAKVAV from the coding sequence ATGACCACACGCCCCGAAATCAAGACCATGGCCAATCTGGAAGCCGCGTTTGCCGGCGAATCCATGGCACACATCAAATACCGCTACTTCGCCAAACTGGCCCGCGAGATGGGGGATGAAGCGACCGCTCGCACCTTTGAAGAGACGGCTGACCAGGAGGTGATGCACGCCTTCGGTCATCTGGATCTGCTCTACCCCAAGGCCAGCATGACACCGGCGAAAGCCTTGCAAATCGCCATTGACGGCGAAACTTACGAGTACACCGAGATGTACCCCGGTTTTCGTGCCACCGCCGAGGCTGAAGGCCACGCTGCCGCGGTGGCTGAAATGGATGAGCAAATCGAAGAAAGCAAGGTGCACGCCGCCCAGTTCAAAGCCACGCTGGAGAAAGCCCAGAAACGTTTTGCCGCCCTGGCCCGCGTGGAAGAGCGTCACGCCAACCACTACAAAGCCCAATTGGCCAAAGTAGCGGTCTGA
- a CDS encoding FAD-dependent oxidoreductase: MTPPLLIIGAGLAGWTTAREFRKLDATTPLVLITADSGDFYAKPSLSNAFAQQRTPAQLVTTPATQMAQTLQVTLMAHTQVTGIDPVQRLVHTRQGDLGYRDLVLATGAQAIRLPLAGNAVERVLSVNSLQDFSVFHAYLTSASSSYLNSKKHAVIMGAGLIGCEFANDLASAGFAVTVVDPSASPIAALLPLDAGAQLQSALYKKGVDWRLGTTVQSVSHHSTTDPLDVMLANGEHLHADVVLSAIGLRADLSLAQAAGLACDRGIRVNAQLQTSAEHVYALGDAAQYTLGRTLPYVMPIMHAAKALAATLNGQATPVQFPLMPVAIKTPALPWTVAAPAPGTAGQWHLQEPGIWQFVDAMQVVRGFALAGQQTSRRAEWARQVVPSAG; the protein is encoded by the coding sequence ATGACACCTCCTCTTCTCATCATCGGAGCCGGTCTGGCTGGTTGGACCACGGCACGCGAGTTTCGCAAGCTGGATGCCACCACGCCGTTGGTGTTGATCACCGCAGACAGCGGTGATTTTTATGCCAAACCGTCACTCTCCAATGCCTTTGCCCAGCAGCGCACCCCGGCGCAACTGGTGACCACACCAGCCACCCAGATGGCGCAGACGCTTCAAGTCACGCTGATGGCCCATACCCAGGTCACGGGCATCGACCCGGTGCAGCGCCTGGTACACACCCGTCAGGGCGATCTGGGCTACCGTGACCTGGTGCTGGCGACGGGCGCTCAGGCGATTCGCCTGCCACTGGCTGGTAATGCGGTTGAGCGTGTCTTGTCGGTCAATTCTTTACAAGACTTTTCGGTCTTTCATGCTTATCTGACAAGCGCTAGTAGCTCTTATTTGAATAGCAAAAAACATGCTGTCATCATGGGTGCCGGATTGATCGGCTGCGAGTTTGCCAACGATCTGGCCAGCGCGGGTTTTGCGGTCACCGTGGTGGATCCATCGGCCAGTCCAATAGCCGCCTTGCTGCCTCTGGATGCCGGGGCGCAACTGCAAAGCGCGCTGTACAAGAAGGGGGTGGACTGGCGCTTGGGTACCACGGTGCAGAGTGTCAGCCATCACTCCACAACCGATCCGTTGGACGTGATGTTGGCCAACGGCGAGCATCTGCACGCCGATGTGGTGCTCAGCGCCATTGGTCTGCGTGCTGACCTGTCGCTGGCTCAGGCCGCCGGGCTGGCGTGTGACCGTGGCATCCGGGTGAACGCTCAATTGCAAACCAGCGCCGAGCATGTTTACGCCTTGGGTGATGCCGCACAGTACACCCTGGGGCGCACCCTGCCTTATGTGATGCCGATCATGCATGCCGCCAAGGCATTGGCGGCCACGCTGAACGGGCAGGCCACGCCGGTGCAATTTCCGTTGATGCCGGTGGCCATCAAGACACCCGCACTACCTTGGACGGTGGCCGCGCCCGCGCCAGGGACGGCGGGCCAATGGCATCTACAGGAACCGGGCATCTGGCAGTTTGTGGATGCCATGCAAGTGGTTCGCGGCTTTGCACTGGCGGGTCAACAGACCAGCCGCCGTGCCGAATGGGCCCGGCAAGTTGTTCCGTCAGCTGGCTGA
- a CDS encoding rubredoxin, whose product MKTYMCIVCGFVYDETAGRPEDGIAPGTRWADVPETWSCPDCGVAKADFEAVEI is encoded by the coding sequence ATGAAAACCTACATGTGTATTGTTTGCGGCTTTGTGTACGACGAGACTGCTGGCCGTCCCGAAGACGGCATTGCCCCCGGCACCCGCTGGGCAGATGTCCCCGAAACCTGGTCCTGCCCGGACTGCGGTGTCGCCAAGGCCGACTTTGAGGCGGTCGAGATTTAA
- a CDS encoding glutamine synthetase family protein has protein sequence MPTSVHTPATSAEDFSSSATSSVPKRLNAWFAQHGLRDVECIFPDISGYPRGKLMPAASFLAGGELRICQAIPMQAVTGEYSYNPVFPDSDPDVRLIPEYATVALAPWASVPRAVAVHDCLELDGQLCSFAPRSILKKVLASYAALGLTPVVAPEIEFYLTTANTDPCQALQAPIVRGGRAEVGQSAFSLNMLNELAPFWNEFREACQTLGIRTDTWIHEVGATQYEINLLHGDAVAVADQAFLFKYAAREIALKHGLNAVFLAKPIAGSSGSSMHLHISVVDAQGQNIFSQPDGGESPRFRQFIAGLQALGPELMLLFAPNVNSYRRYVVGSQAPTNLQWGYDNRTTGLRIPASSPAARRVENRVAGADANPYLALAASLAGGLYGLQEQLTPSEPVTGNGYNHAHTLPRSMEAALLALQGSRQAQAILGADFVTGYCAVKELEYQSFLAEISPWERRFLLPQV, from the coding sequence ATGCCCACGTCCGTCCATACTCCAGCGACAAGTGCTGAAGATTTCTCATCCTCCGCCACCAGCAGCGTCCCCAAGCGGTTAAACGCCTGGTTTGCCCAGCATGGGCTGCGTGATGTCGAGTGCATTTTTCCTGACATTTCAGGTTACCCACGTGGCAAGTTGATGCCTGCGGCGAGTTTCTTGGCGGGTGGCGAGTTGCGCATTTGCCAGGCCATTCCGATGCAGGCGGTCACGGGTGAATACTCCTACAACCCGGTGTTCCCGGACTCTGACCCCGACGTGCGCCTGATACCGGAGTACGCGACCGTCGCACTGGCACCCTGGGCCAGTGTGCCGCGGGCGGTGGCGGTACATGATTGCCTGGAGCTCGATGGTCAGCTGTGTTCCTTTGCCCCGCGCAGCATCCTGAAGAAGGTGCTGGCCAGCTATGCCGCCTTGGGTTTGACCCCCGTGGTGGCCCCAGAGATTGAGTTTTACCTGACAACGGCCAACACGGACCCCTGTCAGGCACTGCAGGCACCCATCGTGCGTGGTGGGCGTGCTGAAGTAGGCCAAAGCGCGTTCAGCCTGAACATGCTCAACGAACTGGCTCCTTTCTGGAACGAGTTTCGTGAGGCTTGTCAGACTTTGGGTATCCGCACCGATACCTGGATTCATGAAGTCGGCGCAACGCAATATGAAATCAATCTGCTGCACGGTGATGCCGTGGCGGTGGCTGATCAGGCCTTCTTGTTCAAATATGCGGCGCGTGAAATAGCCCTCAAACACGGTCTGAATGCCGTATTCCTGGCCAAACCCATTGCAGGCAGTTCGGGGAGCTCCATGCACCTGCACATCAGCGTGGTGGATGCGCAGGGGCAGAACATTTTCAGCCAGCCAGATGGCGGCGAAAGCCCCCGGTTCAGGCAGTTTATTGCCGGGCTGCAAGCCTTGGGCCCCGAGCTGATGTTGCTGTTTGCTCCCAATGTCAATTCGTACCGGCGTTATGTGGTGGGTAGCCAAGCTCCGACCAATTTGCAGTGGGGCTATGACAACCGGACCACCGGTCTGCGTATTCCGGCCAGCAGCCCGGCTGCGCGGCGGGTGGAAAACCGGGTGGCCGGGGCGGATGCCAATCCTTATCTGGCACTGGCCGCCTCATTGGCGGGCGGCCTCTACGGCTTGCAAGAGCAGCTCACCCCATCCGAACCAGTCACAGGCAATGGCTACAACCATGCGCACACCTTGCCGCGCAGCATGGAGGCCGCACTGCTTGCCCTGCAGGGTAGCCGCCAGGCACAGGCGATTCTGGGTGCCGATTTTGTGACCGGCTACTGCGCCGTCAAAGAGCTGGAATACCAGAGTTTTCTGGCGGAAATCAGCCCTTGGGAGCGGCGTTTCTTGCTGCCTCAGGTCTGA